A part of Maridesulfovibrio hydrothermalis AM13 = DSM 14728 genomic DNA contains:
- a CDS encoding manganese efflux pump MntP family protein, translated as MPLYEIIIISIALAMDAFTIAVACGLCMPCVSKRQNFRLAFHFGLFQALMPLLGWGAGLAVKSMVVTYAPWISFFLLAFVGGKMIYESFETDDSCKNYKDPTRGMSLIFLSVATSLDALAVGLSFSIMDYPIVLPCVLIGITAFILTSIGMWLGESFSKASKYSHVAERIGGIVLILIGLKLLLQ; from the coding sequence ATGCCCTTATATGAAATTATCATTATCTCCATAGCTCTCGCCATGGACGCTTTCACGATCGCCGTAGCTTGCGGGCTATGTATGCCCTGTGTCAGTAAACGTCAGAACTTCAGACTGGCATTTCATTTCGGACTTTTCCAAGCCTTGATGCCCCTTCTGGGCTGGGGGGCCGGCCTTGCCGTAAAATCAATGGTTGTAACATATGCTCCGTGGATATCATTTTTCCTGCTCGCCTTTGTCGGTGGCAAGATGATTTATGAATCCTTTGAGACTGACGATTCCTGCAAAAACTACAAAGACCCGACCCGCGGCATGTCCCTCATCTTTCTTTCCGTTGCCACCAGTCTTGATGCACTGGCTGTTGGACTTTCCTTTTCCATCATGGATTACCCCATTGTATTGCCCTGCGTACTTATCGGCATAACGGCCTTTATTTTGACTTCCATTGGAATGTGGCTTGGGGAATCCTTTTCAAAAGCCTCAAAGTACAGTCACGTTGCTGAAAGGATCGGCGGAATTGTGCTTATTTTAATCGGGCTGAAACTGCTTTTACAATAA
- a CDS encoding YheT family hydrolase, whose product MPLLQPPPYKPKRPLQSGHIQTILPRLFRKVCLPPVVRRRIETPDGDFLDIDWHLAGSSRLAVIAHGLEGNSRRAYVLGMARALVLAGWDCITYNFRGCSREMNRRPGIYHSGDTRDLDTVLKHGLAHGIYDDAALIGFSMGGNQVLKYLGEHPEKVPAKVKKAIGISVPCDLAASAERLCHRSNFIYNQYFLRSLKNKIKLKHKQFPDLYPLEKLSSIRNIIDFDNAYTAPVSGFKDAADYYEKSSCNQFLPDIKIPALIINAKDDPFLTPECYPINEAENSPSLSLQIPNYGGHVGFSDLPIEKQLWSEDRVVRFLNT is encoded by the coding sequence ATGCCCTTATTGCAACCCCCTCCCTATAAACCCAAACGCCCTCTTCAGTCCGGTCATATACAAACAATTCTCCCTCGCCTTTTCCGCAAAGTCTGCCTTCCTCCTGTTGTGAGAAGAAGAATAGAAACACCTGACGGCGACTTCCTAGACATAGACTGGCATCTTGCAGGCAGTTCCCGCCTTGCGGTCATTGCACATGGCCTTGAAGGCAATTCCAGAAGAGCCTATGTGCTTGGCATGGCCCGCGCACTGGTACTGGCAGGCTGGGATTGCATCACTTACAATTTTCGTGGATGCAGCCGTGAAATGAACAGAAGACCCGGCATATACCATAGCGGTGATACCCGGGATTTAGACACTGTTCTCAAACATGGACTTGCTCACGGCATCTATGATGACGCAGCCCTTATAGGATTCAGTATGGGCGGCAATCAGGTTCTTAAATACCTTGGTGAACATCCTGAAAAAGTTCCTGCAAAAGTAAAAAAAGCAATTGGAATATCGGTCCCCTGCGACCTTGCAGCTTCAGCTGAAAGACTCTGTCATAGGTCTAATTTCATTTACAACCAATACTTTTTGCGATCACTCAAAAATAAAATAAAACTCAAGCACAAACAATTCCCTGACTTATACCCACTGGAAAAACTCTCCTCAATCCGTAATATCATTGACTTCGACAACGCGTACACCGCTCCTGTTTCCGGTTTTAAAGACGCAGCCGATTATTATGAAAAATCATCATGCAATCAGTTTTTGCCAGACATAAAAATCCCGGCATTAATAATCAATGCTAAAGATGACCCTTTCCTTACTCCTGAATGCTATCCCATAAATGAGGCTGAAAACAGCCCGTCCTTATCTCTGCAAATACCCAACTATGGGGGGCATGTAGGGTTTTCAGATCTGCCTATAGAAAAACAGCTCTGGTCAGAAGACCGGGTCGTAAGATTTTTGAATACATAG
- a CDS encoding Hpt domain-containing protein, protein MDSPLIQTVSSHLIQEAGVQPEKLDEFLNETCEHLKQIMLSLDDAIDDGEFETVVSTAYKLQGALTNLGLEELSMVAKNIKTIAGSNSPAHLSCYFMRLRRELNSFLG, encoded by the coding sequence ATGGATTCCCCTTTAATACAGACTGTAAGCAGCCACTTAATTCAAGAGGCCGGGGTGCAGCCTGAGAAACTGGATGAGTTCTTAAACGAGACCTGTGAACATCTAAAGCAGATTATGCTTTCCCTTGATGACGCAATTGATGATGGGGAATTTGAAACAGTGGTCTCAACTGCTTATAAGCTTCAAGGGGCACTTACTAATTTAGGACTTGAAGAGCTTAGTATGGTGGCAAAAAACATCAAAACAATAGCAGGGAGTAATTCTCCAGCTCATTTAAGTTGTTATTTTATGCGGTTACGGCGTGAGCTTAACAGCTTTTTGGGCTAG
- a CDS encoding methyl-accepting chemotaxis protein: MFKNLSIGARFFLLLALMVIFLVVTGAFFLGAIRDITAYGVESTGQVMFEGQKDKIKVATRSMALSLGKEIKHFPGKEEQLEFIREALDPIRFEKDNSGYFFVYKGTVNMVMPPKKSLQGKDLGGLKDKNGLLLINELNKVANSGGGFVKYYFAKPGSGIQPKISYAMLIPGTDMWIGTGVYIDNIDSKKAKMSSAMTESANSITLNILFVAGAVLILFVIPLSIYLIRTIVKPLTESTQAATAVAEGNLDVSLNPQGRNEISTLQVALNTMVTTLATNLDNIKLKEAEAQEQARIAEESAALAQQAQKKAEGAKKEGMLAAADKLQTVIDRISAITAEVTSSTDEIMRGSDFQKQRVTETATAMEEMNVTVLEVARNATETNASSEQSMKKAGEGVVVVQNVIGAMSNIQERTDQLKKSMEQLDQQAVDIGNVLGVINDIADQTNLLALNAAIEAARAGDAGRGFAVVADEVRKLAEKTIGATEEVESSISGIQQLARENVKGMDATVDAVESATELSRSSGEMLDEIVELAKDSADQVRSIATAAEEQSATSEEINRSVGEIDSMTEENARNSQMAAEGTQSLAAEVQELVNLVAELRSEE; encoded by the coding sequence ATGTTCAAGAATTTATCAATCGGCGCAAGGTTCTTCCTGCTGCTGGCTTTGATGGTTATTTTTCTTGTTGTTACGGGAGCTTTTTTTCTCGGCGCAATACGGGATATTACAGCTTACGGAGTTGAGAGTACCGGACAGGTGATGTTTGAAGGTCAGAAAGATAAGATTAAGGTCGCAACCAGAAGTATGGCTCTCTCGCTGGGCAAGGAGATTAAGCACTTTCCCGGCAAGGAAGAGCAGCTTGAGTTTATCAGGGAAGCTCTTGATCCTATCAGGTTTGAAAAGGATAACTCCGGCTATTTTTTTGTATATAAGGGTACTGTAAATATGGTAATGCCTCCCAAAAAGTCATTGCAGGGTAAGGATCTTGGCGGGCTTAAGGATAAGAACGGCCTGCTCCTGATCAATGAACTCAATAAGGTGGCAAACAGCGGCGGCGGGTTTGTAAAGTATTATTTTGCAAAGCCCGGTTCCGGAATTCAGCCCAAGATCAGTTATGCGATGCTTATTCCCGGTACAGATATGTGGATCGGGACCGGAGTCTATATTGATAATATTGACAGCAAAAAGGCTAAGATGAGCAGCGCGATGACCGAGAGTGCCAATTCAATAACTTTAAATATTTTATTTGTTGCCGGAGCTGTTTTAATTCTGTTTGTAATTCCGCTCAGCATTTATCTTATCCGCACTATTGTAAAGCCTCTGACTGAGTCTACACAGGCAGCGACTGCGGTGGCTGAAGGTAATCTGGATGTATCACTTAACCCGCAGGGCAGGAATGAAATTTCAACCCTGCAGGTTGCGTTGAATACTATGGTCACCACACTGGCGACAAATCTTGACAATATCAAGCTCAAGGAAGCTGAAGCTCAGGAGCAGGCCCGTATAGCTGAAGAATCTGCCGCACTGGCACAGCAAGCTCAGAAGAAAGCGGAAGGAGCCAAGAAAGAGGGGATGCTTGCCGCAGCGGATAAGCTTCAGACAGTAATTGATCGTATTTCCGCGATCACGGCTGAAGTTACCAGCAGCACGGACGAAATCATGCGCGGTAGTGATTTCCAGAAGCAAAGAGTAACGGAAACTGCAACGGCAATGGAAGAAATGAATGTTACCGTGCTTGAAGTTGCCAGAAACGCAACTGAAACTAACGCCAGTTCTGAGCAGTCCATGAAGAAGGCCGGCGAAGGAGTTGTGGTTGTGCAGAATGTCATCGGAGCTATGTCGAATATTCAGGAACGCACTGACCAGCTTAAGAAGTCTATGGAGCAGCTTGATCAGCAGGCCGTTGATATCGGAAATGTTCTGGGCGTGATTAACGACATAGCTGATCAGACCAATCTGCTTGCTCTTAACGCGGCAATTGAGGCCGCACGTGCCGGTGATGCCGGGCGCGGATTTGCGGTTGTCGCAGATGAAGTCCGCAAGCTTGCAGAAAAGACTATCGGCGCAACAGAGGAAGTGGAAAGCAGTATCAGCGGCATCCAGCAATTGGCCCGCGAAAATGTAAAGGGTATGGATGCAACCGTTGATGCGGTTGAAAGTGCTACGGAACTTTCCCGTTCATCAGGTGAAATGCTTGATGAAATAGTTGAACTCGCAAAGGATTCAGCCGATCAGGTCCGTTCTATTGCAACAGCCGCTGAAGAGCAGTCAGCCACTTCTGAGGAAATTAACCGCAGCGTAGGCGAAATTGATTCTATGACTGAGGAAAATGCCCGTAACAGCCAGATGGCGGCCGAGGGAACTCAGTCACTTGCAGCAGAAGTTCAAGAACTCGTTAATCTGGTTGCAGAGCTTCGCAGCGAAGAGTAG
- a CDS encoding Dabb family protein has product MIKHIVMWTLKEEAAGATAAENGVKVKEMLENLNGKIETLKHIEVSVDIFAAVPDCNVILYSEFETKEDLEAYQIHPLHQECVAFVKQVVSGRSVIDYVI; this is encoded by the coding sequence ATGATTAAACATATCGTAATGTGGACTTTGAAAGAAGAAGCAGCAGGAGCCACTGCGGCTGAAAATGGTGTCAAGGTGAAAGAAATGCTTGAGAACCTTAACGGTAAAATTGAAACACTGAAACACATTGAAGTCAGTGTAGATATTTTTGCCGCAGTTCCGGACTGCAATGTAATTCTTTATTCAGAGTTTGAAACCAAAGAAGATCTTGAAGCATATCAGATTCATCCGCTGCATCAAGAGTGCGTTGCTTTTGTTAAACAGGTTGTTTCCGGACGCAGTGTTATTGATTACGTAATTTAG
- a CDS encoding methyl-accepting chemotaxis protein — translation MLKNLSIGGRVYLLLVFMVLFMLFSGAMFLNQIREIADYGVDEIQNVMLEDQKAKIRVATKTIASSLGEELREVEGEDAKILFIRKAIDKIRFEKDKSGYFFVYKGTVVVSLPPKKKLQGKDLGGVKDKNGVLFVKALANAARSGGDFVEYVFDKPGKGIQPKLGYAEMIPGTDMWIGTGVYIDNIEENKIRVSTAMHKSADAGTLKIIMIVAGLFLLIVLPLCILMIRSIVRPIKDSTDAATRVASGDLSVKLDPQGRNEVATLQESLNSMVETLSTNLDEIKVKEAESAEQARVAKIAAAEANEARQQAEGAKREGMLTAANKLESVLNNIVKISRAVEQSTNEIMNGSDFQKQRITETATAMEEMNATVLEVAQNATETNQDTELTRSKADEGQQVVQGTIESMVSIQGQANELAKLMEQLSDQSIEIGNVLGVINDIADQTNLLALNAAIEAARAGEAGRGFAVVADEVRKLAEKTIGATDEVDKSVSAIQRLAKQNITGMRTAVEAITEATDHSRASGEVLVEIVDLASNAAGQVQSIATAAEQQSATSDEINRSISEIDSMTEDNARNSMLAAEGAKDLSNEVDALVALVEELRSGE, via the coding sequence ATGCTTAAAAATTTATCAATCGGGGGCAGAGTATATCTGCTTCTGGTGTTCATGGTTCTGTTTATGCTTTTTAGCGGAGCAATGTTTTTAAATCAGATTCGCGAAATAGCAGATTATGGCGTTGATGAAATTCAAAATGTCATGCTTGAGGATCAGAAAGCTAAAATCAGAGTTGCGACCAAAACGATTGCCTCTTCACTTGGTGAAGAGCTTCGAGAAGTTGAGGGCGAAGACGCGAAAATTTTATTTATTCGCAAGGCTATTGATAAAATTCGTTTTGAAAAAGATAAATCCGGTTATTTTTTCGTCTACAAGGGAACCGTTGTTGTTTCTTTGCCACCTAAAAAGAAACTTCAGGGCAAGGATCTCGGCGGAGTAAAGGATAAGAACGGTGTTTTGTTTGTTAAAGCACTGGCAAATGCGGCTCGTTCAGGCGGAGACTTTGTAGAATATGTATTTGATAAACCCGGTAAAGGTATTCAGCCGAAACTAGGCTATGCCGAGATGATTCCGGGAACCGACATGTGGATAGGTACAGGTGTTTACATCGATAACATTGAAGAAAATAAAATTCGCGTAAGTACTGCCATGCATAAAAGTGCTGATGCCGGAACTCTCAAAATAATAATGATTGTTGCGGGGCTGTTCCTGCTTATAGTTCTTCCTCTTTGTATCTTAATGATCCGCTCTATTGTCAGACCTATTAAAGATTCCACCGATGCAGCGACCAGAGTTGCCTCTGGCGATCTAAGTGTTAAACTTGATCCGCAAGGCCGAAACGAAGTTGCTACGTTACAGGAATCCCTTAATTCTATGGTTGAAACTCTTTCAACAAACCTTGATGAAATAAAAGTGAAAGAAGCTGAATCAGCCGAACAGGCCAGAGTTGCCAAAATCGCAGCAGCCGAAGCCAATGAAGCCCGTCAGCAGGCAGAAGGTGCCAAGAGAGAAGGTATGCTTACTGCTGCAAATAAACTGGAATCAGTTTTAAATAACATTGTGAAGATTTCACGTGCAGTCGAGCAGTCCACAAATGAAATTATGAACGGCAGTGACTTTCAGAAGCAGAGAATCACCGAAACAGCAACAGCAATGGAAGAAATGAATGCCACTGTGCTTGAGGTTGCACAGAATGCTACTGAGACAAATCAGGACACTGAACTGACTCGCAGTAAAGCAGATGAAGGTCAGCAGGTTGTGCAAGGCACAATTGAATCTATGGTCAGTATTCAGGGTCAGGCTAATGAACTTGCAAAGCTTATGGAGCAGCTCAGCGATCAGTCCATAGAGATAGGCAATGTCCTTGGCGTAATTAATGATATTGCAGACCAGACCAATCTTCTCGCGCTTAACGCTGCTATTGAAGCTGCGCGTGCAGGGGAGGCCGGACGTGGATTTGCTGTTGTCGCTGACGAAGTTCGTAAGCTGGCGGAAAAAACTATTGGCGCAACTGATGAAGTTGACAAGAGTGTTTCCGCTATTCAACGGCTTGCCAAGCAGAATATTACCGGAATGCGCACTGCCGTTGAGGCTATCACTGAGGCTACCGATCATTCCAGAGCTTCCGGTGAAGTTCTTGTCGAGATTGTCGATCTGGCTTCAAATGCAGCCGGACAGGTTCAGTCCATTGCGACAGCTGCCGAGCAGCAGTCAGCCACATCTGATGAAATCAACCGGAGCATCTCAGAAATTGATTCTATGACCGAAGATAACGCACGCAACAGTATGCTTGCTGCTGAAGGAGCCAAAGACCTTTCCAACGAAGTCGATGCTCTTGTTGCTCTGGTAGAAGAGCTTAGAAGCGGTGAATAA
- the ldhH gene encoding L-lactate dehydrogenase (quinone) large subunit LdhH, giving the protein MQDAKNLKEYRKEIRESLDNDFLRTAMDNFAVAYRASRANAFKGMDDKSLIQDIADAKDCAAANLDELYAKFKEEAEKRGAVVHLAKDAQEANEIIAQIAKDENCKTIVKSKSMTAEETLLNHHLEDLNYNVIETDLGEWIIQLRHEGPSHMVMPAIHLSRHQVSDLFSDVTGKKQDDDIQKLVKVARRELRQKFVEADMGVSGGNFAIAETGSIGLVTNEGNARLVTTLPRVHVALMGLDKLTHKLHDALRVLKALPRNATGQAITSYVTWITGSNECAAAEDDRKKVHFVFLDNGRRALAKDPVFSQVLRCVRCGACANVCPVYRMVGGHKMGHIYIGAIGLILTYFFHGTDKAKNLVQNCINCGACKEICAGGIDLPGLIKDIQARILEEEGHPLYSQFLAKMMKNRKLFHKFLRIAKHAQKPVKGKDGFMRHLPMIFVPDHDFRALPVVAEVPFRDMWAKVKPAKVANPKHKVAIFSGCVQDFVYPEQSVATVESMRGMDVELSYPMDQSCCGLPLQMMGEKEAGRDVAIQNMKAFEETDCDYILTMCASCASHLKHNYVKMLGHDPKYAIKVQEFADKVIDYSSFMNDVLGVEESDFLDSAGEKVTYHAPCHLCRGLDVKSAPRELMVKAGLDYKESAEEEVCCGFGGTYSVKFPKISEQLLSNKVKNAEETGAKILLTDCPGCVMQIRGGAKKKGMDLEVRHIAELMAERRK; this is encoded by the coding sequence ATGCAGGACGCTAAAAATTTAAAAGAATACAGAAAAGAAATCAGGGAATCACTGGATAACGACTTCCTCAGAACTGCAATGGATAATTTTGCTGTCGCTTACCGTGCTAGCCGTGCCAATGCGTTCAAAGGAATGGATGATAAATCCCTTATTCAAGATATTGCTGATGCTAAAGACTGCGCCGCAGCCAACCTTGATGAACTTTATGCAAAGTTCAAAGAAGAGGCTGAGAAGCGCGGGGCTGTTGTTCATCTTGCCAAAGATGCGCAGGAAGCCAATGAAATTATCGCTCAGATTGCCAAGGATGAGAACTGCAAGACTATTGTTAAGTCTAAATCCATGACTGCTGAAGAGACTCTGCTTAATCATCATCTTGAAGACCTTAATTACAATGTAATTGAAACGGACCTCGGTGAATGGATTATTCAGCTTCGGCACGAAGGGCCGAGCCATATGGTTATGCCTGCAATTCACCTTTCCCGTCATCAGGTAAGCGATCTCTTCTCTGACGTGACCGGAAAGAAACAGGATGATGATATTCAGAAGCTCGTTAAGGTTGCCCGCCGTGAGCTTCGCCAGAAATTTGTTGAAGCTGATATGGGTGTTTCCGGCGGTAACTTTGCTATCGCTGAAACAGGTTCCATCGGTCTGGTTACCAATGAAGGTAACGCCCGTCTGGTAACCACCCTGCCCAGAGTACATGTTGCTCTGATGGGTCTTGATAAGCTTACCCACAAACTGCACGACGCATTGCGCGTGCTGAAAGCTTTGCCCCGTAATGCTACAGGGCAGGCTATCACCTCCTATGTTACCTGGATCACCGGGTCCAACGAGTGCGCTGCGGCTGAGGATGACAGGAAGAAAGTGCACTTCGTGTTTTTGGACAATGGAAGACGCGCCCTCGCAAAGGATCCGGTGTTCTCCCAGGTACTGCGCTGCGTAAGATGCGGTGCATGTGCCAACGTCTGTCCTGTATACCGCATGGTTGGCGGTCACAAGATGGGCCATATATACATTGGGGCTATCGGCCTCATTCTCACTTACTTCTTTCATGGCACCGACAAGGCCAAAAACCTTGTTCAGAACTGCATTAACTGTGGTGCCTGTAAGGAGATCTGTGCCGGGGGAATTGATCTTCCCGGTCTGATTAAAGATATTCAGGCTAGAATTCTGGAAGAAGAAGGCCATCCTCTCTATTCCCAGTTTTTGGCTAAAATGATGAAGAACCGCAAGTTGTTCCACAAGTTCCTGCGCATCGCCAAGCATGCCCAGAAGCCTGTGAAGGGCAAAGACGGTTTTATGCGTCATCTGCCTATGATTTTTGTTCCCGATCATGATTTCCGCGCACTGCCTGTTGTGGCAGAAGTTCCTTTCAGGGATATGTGGGCCAAAGTTAAACCGGCTAAGGTCGCTAATCCCAAGCATAAGGTAGCAATATTCTCAGGCTGTGTTCAGGACTTTGTTTATCCTGAGCAGTCAGTGGCTACCGTTGAAAGTATGCGTGGTATGGATGTTGAACTTTCTTATCCGATGGATCAGTCCTGCTGCGGTCTGCCGTTGCAGATGATGGGTGAGAAAGAAGCCGGCAGAGATGTCGCGATTCAGAATATGAAAGCATTCGAGGAAACTGATTGCGATTATATTCTGACCATGTGTGCATCCTGTGCTTCACACTTGAAACACAACTATGTGAAAATGCTTGGCCATGATCCAAAATACGCCATCAAGGTTCAGGAATTTGCTGACAAAGTCATCGACTACAGCTCTTTCATGAACGATGTGCTTGGAGTCGAAGAAAGCGATTTCCTTGATTCCGCAGGTGAAAAGGTTACCTATCATGCTCCCTGTCATCTTTGCCGTGGGCTGGATGTTAAATCTGCTCCCAGAGAGCTAATGGTTAAAGCTGGTCTGGATTACAAAGAAAGTGCTGAAGAAGAAGTTTGTTGCGGATTTGGTGGAACTTACTCTGTTAAGTTTCCTAAAATATCTGAACAGCTTCTTTCCAATAAAGTTAAGAATGCCGAAGAGACCGGAGCTAAAATCCTGCTCACTGACTGCCCGGGCTGTGTGATGCAGATTCGCGGTGGTGCTAAGAAGAAAGGCATGGATCTTGAGGTTCGCCATATAGCAGAGCTTATGGCAGAACGCAGGAAATAA
- a CDS encoding LutC/YkgG family protein: MTVKAESLKLFTDKAELVSAVVTEISSLDEAIKYTMDLCGKKEACKLLVSGCEEGLSNKADALCATKVGKTISAPALAEDEFAALEKQCEENGFTLLKDSVRNHLGGIDIGFTYADYGIAETGSLVLKCPGEELRLATMISEVHVAVLPKSRIVDNSYDLESWMEGNMMQGDYTAFITGPSRTADIERVLAIGVHGPLELHILLLEDA; encoded by the coding sequence ATGACAGTCAAAGCTGAAAGTTTGAAACTGTTCACAGATAAGGCTGAGCTTGTATCTGCTGTTGTTACAGAGATTTCTTCTCTGGACGAAGCTATCAAGTACACGATGGATCTCTGCGGGAAAAAAGAAGCTTGTAAATTGCTTGTTTCAGGTTGTGAAGAAGGGCTTTCAAATAAAGCTGACGCCCTTTGTGCAACTAAGGTCGGTAAAACCATTTCTGCTCCAGCTCTTGCAGAAGATGAATTTGCCGCACTTGAAAAACAGTGTGAAGAAAACGGATTTACCCTCCTCAAAGACAGCGTTCGCAACCACTTAGGTGGTATCGATATCGGTTTCACTTATGCAGATTACGGCATTGCGGAAACTGGATCTCTCGTCCTTAAATGTCCCGGCGAAGAGTTGAGACTTGCCACCATGATCAGTGAAGTTCATGTGGCGGTTCTCCCTAAGTCCAGAATCGTGGATAATTCATACGATCTGGAATCATGGATGGAAGGAAACATGATGCAAGGCGACTACACAGCATTCATCACCGGACCAAGCCGTACAGCTGACATTGAGCGTGTACTTGCAATCGGCGTTCACGGTCCGCTTGAACTTCATATTCTTCTTCTGGAGGACGCATAA
- a CDS encoding acetate kinase codes for MKVLVINAGSSSIKYQLLDMTSGDDLASGIVERIGEEMGKLTYKTDTKEVIEQPFPTHREGMVEIINLLTDDAKGVVKDKSEIAAIGHRVVHGGELFFEPVEINEKVLKGIKDCIPLAPLHNPGHVTGIETAMELFPGVRQVAVFDTSFHQTMEPKAYMYGIPYEYYEEYGIRKYGMHGTSHKYVARETAKLMGKPLEECNIITVHLGNGASISAVKNGKCYDTSMGLTPLGGIIMGTRCGDIDPAIVGFIAERKDQSAAEVVSTLTHESGLKGICGSNDLRDIHARIEKGDKRAELALDMACHRVRQFIGSYAFELGRVDAIVFTAGIGENDPEYRARSLSGLENFGITINQEKNLNWDRTPSYISDDDADVKVAIIATNEELEIANDTVAVLGLK; via the coding sequence ATGAAAGTATTAGTAATTAATGCAGGAAGTTCATCAATTAAATACCAGCTTCTTGATATGACTTCCGGTGATGATCTCGCTTCCGGTATTGTTGAGCGTATCGGCGAAGAAATGGGTAAACTTACCTATAAAACCGATACCAAAGAAGTTATTGAGCAGCCTTTCCCTACACATAGAGAGGGTATGGTTGAGATTATTAATCTGCTGACCGATGACGCTAAGGGCGTAGTTAAAGATAAATCTGAGATTGCAGCTATCGGTCACAGAGTCGTTCACGGTGGTGAACTTTTCTTTGAACCTGTTGAAATCAACGAGAAAGTTTTGAAAGGAATCAAGGATTGTATTCCTCTAGCTCCACTGCACAACCCCGGTCACGTTACCGGCATTGAAACAGCAATGGAACTTTTTCCCGGTGTAAGACAGGTTGCTGTTTTCGATACCTCTTTTCACCAGACTATGGAGCCTAAAGCCTACATGTATGGTATTCCATACGAATACTATGAAGAGTACGGCATCAGAAAATACGGCATGCATGGCACATCCCATAAATATGTGGCCCGTGAAACCGCTAAACTGATGGGTAAACCTCTTGAAGAGTGTAATATCATAACTGTTCACCTCGGCAACGGTGCTTCCATCTCTGCTGTAAAGAATGGAAAATGCTACGACACTTCCATGGGCCTGACCCCTCTGGGCGGCATTATTATGGGAACACGCTGCGGCGATATCGACCCTGCAATTGTTGGCTTTATCGCTGAAAGAAAGGATCAGTCTGCTGCTGAAGTAGTTTCCACGCTTACTCATGAGAGCGGGCTTAAAGGTATCTGCGGTTCTAACGATCTGCGTGATATTCATGCCCGTATTGAGAAAGGTGATAAACGTGCAGAGCTGGCTCTGGATATGGCTTGTCATCGGGTTCGTCAGTTTATCGGTTCTTATGCATTTGAACTGGGACGTGTTGATGCTATAGTATTCACTGCCGGAATCGGCGAAAATGATCCGGAGTACCGTGCAAGGTCTCTTTCCGGGCTTGAAAACTTCGGCATCACGATTAATCAAGAGAAAAACTTGAACTGGGATAGAACTCCTTCTTATATCAGTGATGACGATGCTGATGTAAAGGTTGCCATTATCGCAACTAATGAAGAACTTGAAATTGCAAATGATACTGTAGCGGTTCTTGGACTGAAATAG